tcctcgcgaacgtcgtcgtcgccgccgcacgcacgcagaatacgtgtgtacacacacatatgcagtaggcggtggacgatgtaagcactcggctaggtgtagctcgcgccggcctcgcgccggtgtagctcgcgccggcctggcgctgctgtggggcggccgcacggcttctgcaccgccctggcagctagcggcggtcaaatgggagtcgccgtttactcttcgacatggacgctagtactgggctgttgacgattgctctcgtgaattgtcgttccttccggcacttgcttttgcgatgttttcgacggtcgcctgttgccatatcggcccgtaccaccgtgtgtcactcccacatgtggagcgcacacgctgcaagcatttaggcccttccactgcgggttttccttatcgcttctcggccttttggctaagatcaaagtgtagtatctgttcttatcagcttaatatctgatacgtcctgcatcgcaggaccagaatattaaactcatttttggctcatgacggagtgctaggggcttgctccacctctgtcgcgggttggcccggcattgcagtaccgccgggatcggcccacctaaaattaattaaaacacagcctgaaatgggttaatattctgcagtggtcagatattccgctgatagcaaaacttgtcgtagttgtcgatgtgcccagtagttagctgcttacacaccacgtactctttaaattaattttagattatcgcaagtattcaatttttttttttttttgcctttagccggacccctcttgcagccgcattacaccaggctggcaatttatgggggcacacaacagtgccttcagatgcctcgttggcgtctcttatggtccggccacagataattttaattaaattttttggagttataaccttagctcctcgcgaacgtcgtcgtcgccgccgcacgcacgcagaatacgtgtgtacacacacatatgcagtaggcggtggacgatgtaagcactcggctaggtgtagctcgcgccggcctcgcgccggtgtagctcgcgccggcctggcgctgctgtggggcggccgcacggcttctgcaccgccctggcagctagcggcggtcaaatgggagtcgccgtttactcttcgacatggacgctagtactgggctgttgacgattgctctcgtgaattgtcgttccttccggcacttgcttttgcgatgttttcgacggtcgcctgttgccatatcggcccgtaccaccgtgtgtcactcccacatgtggagcgcacacgctgcaagcatttaggcccttccactgcgggttttccttatcgcttctcggccttttggctaagatcaaagtgtagtatctgttcttatcagcttaatatctgatacgtcctgcatcgcaggaccagaatattaaactcatttttggctcatgacggagtgctaggggcttgctccacctctgtcgcgggttggcccggcattgcagtaccgccgggatcggcccacctaaaattaattaaaacacagcctgaaatgggttaatattctgcagtggtcagatattccgctgatagcaaaacttgtcgtagttgtcgatgtgcccagtagttagctgcttacacaccacgtactctttaaattaattttagattatcgcaagtattcaatttttttttttttttttttgcctttagccggacccctcttgcagccgcattacaccaggctggcaatttatgggggcacacaacagtgccttcagatgcctcgttggcgtctcttatggtccggccacagataattttaattaaattttttggagttataaccttagctcctcgcgaacgtcgtcgtcgccgccgcacgcacgcagaatacgtgtgtacacacacatatgcagtaggcggtggacgatgtaagcactcggctaggtgtagctcgcgccggcctcgcgccggtgtagctcgcgccggcctggcgctgctgtggggcggccgcacggcttctgcaccgccctggcagctagcggcggtcaaatgggagtcgccgtttactcttcgacatggacgctagtactgggctgttgacgattgctctcgtgaattgtcgttccttccggcacttgcttttgcgatgttttcgacggtcgcctgttgccatatcggcccgtaccaccgtgtgtcactcccacatgtggagcgcacacgctgcaagcatttaggcccttccactgcgggttttccttatcgcttctcggccttttggctaagatcaaagtgtagtatctgttcttatcagcttaatacaaGCTAATATGGGCTGATTTCTGCACCGGGAAGCGCACGCGCTTATTCTCTTGTTTCAGGTCCGCGACCTGAACAATGGAGCTTGTGGTGACGCTGCCGGCGGACGTCTTCCGCTGCCGGATCTGTTTCGTCACCAAGGCTGCTGGGAGACCAACTTTTGGCGAGTACAAGGACCACTCGGCCCTTCTTCGCCACTACAGGAGGCTGCACGACCCGGAAACGGTCCCCGTTTTCGAGTGCGCGTTTTGCGGCCGACGCGACCCGCAGCTGAAGAAGCTGCGGACGCATCAGCGGTCCTGCAATGCAGAGTCCGCCACCCCCGGCGCTGCCAGTCGGGGGAGTGTGAGTATGGGACACGATGCCGTGTCTGACTCTCTGGGGCACCCAGAGAGGTCGGCCGGCGGGAGGTCACAGGCAAGGGCCCCCGAAGCTAGTAGGACAGGCCCTTCGTCCTTAGTTAGTGCTGGGCGAAAGCCACAGGCGAAAGCGGCTCGGGAAGCTAGTACCATAGGCCGCCTAGCCTTAGATAATAGAGAGGGGCTATGGCCACAGCCCAGTCCGGTCCCCGAAGCTAGTAGGACAGACCGGCTGGACTTAGGTTTAACATACGCGGCGGTCCTGACCCGCAGCAGCGTGGTGGGTTCACAGGCTGCCTTGCCCTCACCCTGTGTGAGTGTGCAGGCGTCGGTGACACCCAGGACGGCGGTGGTTGCTACCCCCGCGTCGTGCGTACTGTGTGTGCGCACGCCGAGGTGGTCTGGCATCCCCCTGCTGATACGCTCCGCGACGTCAACCGCGTCGCCACGAGTGCCGAGCGCAAGTTCGGGAGGTGAAGGCAGCACGCTGCCGACGCCTGCCGCCGAACGCGTCGCTCCGGCCAGAGGCGCAGTGTCTGGCAAAGGCCGCGGCTCGCCGCTGCCCGCGCCGGCCATTGCACCCAGTGGCGTACGCTGGCCACGTCGTGCGGCTGCCGCAGGCGCCtcccgcccgccatctgtcgggagCGTGGGTACCGGCCTGGGACTGCCGCCCGCATTCGCTACGCCGCCAACAGGTGGCTCTGCGATGCGGGCGGACAGTGGCAGGCAGGCTGCCTCGCTTGCCGCGACCGGTGGTGTTGTTACTCACGGCGCAGCCGCGCCGCTGGTTGACGCACCAAAGGCCGCGAGCCCGACGGATGTACCGGACGGTGTGGTGCTTGTGCGGTCGCAGACGTACACGCGCCGCGTTTCCTCTGCCCTGCCGGCGGCCACGTCGAGTGACGCCCGTCACTCCGTCTCCGTTCAGGCAGGGAGTGCTACTAAACAAACAGCCTCTGTTTCAGATAACGAGTGGCACATAGTCACCCCACGGAGGGACAGACGCCGTGCTGCAGGACGGAGAACACCGCCCCCGGACCGACGGCGCATTATACCGCCCAGTCCGCATAACAGCGGCCCGGCGCGAGCAAACGCGTCTGggcggccggcgcgagctacacctcgtgTATCTCGCGCCGGCGGCCGGGCGCGGGCGACCGCTGGGCCATCTGTTGGCGGCGCGGCGAACACCAGCTGCAGTGCGCCCGACCCGAGCGCCagaccggcgcgagctacacctggaGGCGCCCGGCCGGCGCAGGCTCCGCCAaccaccactgcgccatctggtagCGACCGTCGGGCACCTAGTCCGCGTAACAGCGGCCCGGGGCGAGCCGGCGTGCCAGgtcggccggcgcgagctacacctcgtgTTTCTTGCGCCGGCGGCGGGCCGCTGGCGACCGCCGGGCCATCTGTTGGCGGCGCGGCGAACACCAGCCGCAGTGCGCCCGACCCGAGCGCCagaccggcgcgagctacaccggccccTGCTGCTACCGCTGCGCCACCTGTCATCGGCGCGGCgaccgacagcagcgctgcgcggcCCACACCAGATGGCAGCACGGCACCACCACCGACGCAGACGACGGAGCGGCGCGACGTGAGCGGAGGGACTGCAGCTGCGTCTCCTACACATGGCAGCAAGAAGAGGAGACGCCGACGTCGTAACGACCGTCCCAGTCCCAACCTCCCGCCGCAAAACTCCCGTCCTCCACCTGACCTGACAGACCCTCCTGTACCCTCCGAACAGGGCGCAACACAGGCagctccgcccccccctcccccggccgaCGCTCGGCTAACGGAGAGGCAGCGGCGCTGGCTGGCGGCCCTGGAGAGCGTCCACAACCAACCATGGGACGCATTCGTCGCGGTCGTCGAGGACTTCATCTCCGAGATCGCCGAGACGAAGCCACAACGCCAGGCAGCCGGAGATCGACAGGATGGGCCACCAGCAGCAGCGCACCGCGGCCAGGGCCGCGCCGACGCTGCTGCCAATCCCCCTCCTCCTGCCCCTACACGCGGCCGCGGTGGGCAGCGCGGTAGACGTGGCGCACGGCGCGCGGCGGCCGCCGAGCGTCGGTACGACGCGAGTGCAGCGTCTGAGATTCAGAAGCTGTACCGCGCGGACCGGCGCAAGGCGATGCAGCGCGTCCTTGGCGAGACGTCGCCGTACTGCCAAATCGATGGCAACGTGCTCACGGAGCACTTTAAGGGGGTATATTCTAAATCtgttttttctgttacagatttaCCAGCTGCTGTCCCGGACTTTGCCGCCACCACGCCTCCTGATGTCAGCGAGGAGGTCCTGTCGCTGATCACCTCCACGGAGGTGCAACAGCGGCTCCAGAAGGCGAGCAATACTGCTCCTGGGGCAGACGGAGTCACCTACTCGGACCTGCGACGTGAGGATCCTGGCTGCCATGTGCTGGCTAAGATCTTCTCGCGCTGCTGGAATGAGCGGAAGACTCCGGTGCAGTGGAAAGTATCCACTACCGTCCtcatccacaagaaaggggacgtcTCGGACGTGACGAACTGGCGGCCTTTAGCATTGAGCTCCACCATCTCTAAGCTCTTTGCTGCAATCGTTGCGGACCGCACTTCTCTCTGGGCAGAGCGGTTGAACCTGCTCTCTCCAGAACAGAAGGGCTTCCGCACGTTTGAAGGCTGCTATGAGCACAACTTCATTGTGCAGACGGCAATTGATGATGCAAGGCGCAGGGGAGGCCAAGCATGCTTTGCTTGGCTTGACCTGGCGAATGCTTTCGGTTCAGTGCCTCACGCTCACCTCCTTGGAGTACTGAGCAGGATGGGACTACCAGAGCAATTGCATCAGCTAATTGCCGATATGTACGATGGTTGCTCCACCCGTGTCCGTACATCTGACGGactaacggaggagatagagatccTGGCGGGGGTCAAGCAGGGCTGTCCACTGTCGCCCATCGTCTTTAACCTCGCGCTCGAGCCGGTACTTCGCGCCGCAACCTCGCTCAGAAATGAGTGTGGTATTCCGCTTTGCGGCGTCAGTGTGAGTGCACTGGCGTATGCGGACGATATCGTGCTTCTGGCGCGGGATTCAGAGGCGATGCAGACGCTCCTCAATGTTGTGGGTGAGGCGGCGACGTGGGCCGGGCTTACCTTCAAGCCGTCGAAGTGTGCCACGCTTCACATCCGCCGTCGGCAGACACTAGGCTCGGTATTCGCCCTGCAAGGGGGAGAACCAGCCGTGCTCGGTGCGGGTGACGCCTACCTCCATCTTGGCGTCCCCACCGGGTACAAAGTCGCGCAGACGCCAACGGATGCGATCGCGGCAATTCGACGCGACTTGCAGCACCTGGACGCTTCCCTGCTGGCTCCCTGGCAGAAGATCGACGCTGTGCGTGTCTTCCTCCTTCCCAGGCTTGACTTTGTCATGCGGGGCGGAGCGGTACGCAAGGGGCCGCTATCTGCACTTGACAAGGCAGTGAAAGCGGCTGTCAAATCATGGCTCTTCCTTCCACAGCGTGCGTCCACTGAACAGCTGTACCTCGCGCTGGGAGAGGGAGGATGCGGCCTGACGCCGCTCGCGGACGCTGCGGACATCTCAACGATCGTCCACGGCTTCCGCATGCTGCACTGCGACGACACCACCGTCCGCGACATCGCCTGGGCCACTCTATCTACGGCCGCGCGCCGCCGGCTGGGGAGGGAGCCAAGTCGACCCGACTTGGCCACCTACCTTAGCGGCAGCACTGAGGGCGACCTCGCACGTGACGGAGGTGACATCCAGTCACTGTGGACACGCGTCAGGAACGCCACAAGGCGCCTAGCGCCGCGTGGCGTCACCTGGCGCTGGAGTGAACTGTTGTCTGAGTTGCAGGTGGAGGTCGGCGGCCGACCCGCCATCGCAGACGACGCGGAACACGGCGGCATCGGAGGGGTGACGCAGCCGGCCACGGAGAGGACGGCGCTTGGGACTACACGACACCTCGAAGATGGCGGCGATGGACCGCAACACGATGATGACAGCGTGGGACGCACCGTCAACACTGGCGTCGAGCATGTCCGGGTGGGAGGGGGCGCCAAACGTCTTCTCTCGCGGACGCTCCGCGAGTGTCTGAGACAGCGCCTGCGCCACATCCTACTCAGAAAACCGGACCAGGGGAAGGTGTTCGAGTGCACCAGGGAGTCCACAGCGTCCAACCACTTCATAGCGGGAGGCAAATACACCCGCTTCGCAGACTGGCGCTTTATACATCGCGCCAGACTCGGAGTCGTGCCTCTGAACGGATGTCGCCGCTTTGATGGGCGGGCAAACAACAACAAAGCCTGCCGACGCTGTGGCCACAACAATGAGACGCTCCCGCACGTAATCAACGCGTGTATGGTGCACTCAGCAGCCCTGCAGTATCGCCACAACGCGGTCCTCAACCGCCTCGCGACAGCAGTCGCTGGGCGGCCAAGGAGAGGAAACACTGCTGTTCCTGACATCAGGATCAACCAAGCCGTCATAGGGGACAGCAGTGGGCTGCGTCCGGACCTCGTAATAACTGACGAGGCCGCGAAGACTGTGACCATCGTCGATGTGACAATCCCCTTCGAAAATAGGCGGATTGCGCTCGACAACGCTCGGCAACTGAAGAGGATAAAGTACGCCGACGTTGCGCGCGGATTAACCGCTCGCGGCTATTCCGTCACTGTCGACGCCCTGGTTGTCGGCAGTCTGGGGGCGTGGGACCGCCAGAACGATGCGGTGCTTCGGCACCTAGGCATCGCCAGCCGCTACTGCCAACTGATGCGGCGATTGATGGTGTCCGACACCATCAAGTGGTCCCGCGACATCTACGTTGAACACATCACTGGCCACCGCCAGTATGTGTCCCCCTAGACTGTGGCATGCTCTGACGTCAGGCTGCGAGACCCTCGAGACTGCAGTCGTCGGAGAACTTCGAGGTCGGTGCCTTCGTGTCGTCGGTGTCGAGATTCTCCTTCACGACGCGGGACCTGCGGCGTTACACCATCTTCGCGCCGCACTGCAGCAGTGCCGAGTCAGTAGCGGTGCGTGCGGTGCTGCCTGGTGCCCCTCCCTCCGTGGTGGCCGCCGAATATGGCCCCCACCTCGGTTGGCGCGGTGCTGGGCGGCGCCGTACGTGTGCCTACTGCCCGGCAGTCTCCAGCCAGCGTGGGAAGCAACACCCTCCTGCCACGACACCCCAGTGACGTCCGCCGCAAGGCGGACAGAGGGGAGAAGTCCGGCTGAGTGTGACCCGCCTGCGTGCGTGGCGCACCAGCCGCTGGCAGCCGTGCATGTGCAGTGTGCTGTCAGGGCATGGAGATGAatcaaataaacataaaatagCCCCTAAATTAGGTCCAATTTACCCCTGGTCTGACGTAAGTAAGGCCGCGCCTAACGCGGGATTAATCTTAAGGTTATATACTTAAGAATCCGCGCCTAACGCGGCCTCATGATATTTAAGTAGTGGGCTTAACCCACGAACTAGAATAGTGATTAAATACTTAAGTACGGTTAGAACCGTTTCTCTTAAATTTTTTCTAaacttaataaatctgtaaaactcgcATTGTATAGAGTCATGAATATTCTTTCTTAAATTTATACTTCTTAAAAATGTAACTAAGAATTATCTCGATaaataaaaatctgttcttatcagcttaatatctgatacgtcctgcatcgcaggaccagaatattaaactcatttttggctcatgacggagtgctaggggcttgctccacctctgtcgcgggttggcccggcattgcagtaccgccgggatcggcccacctaaaattaattaaaacacagcctgaaatgggttaatattctgcagtggtcagatattccgctgatagcaaaacttgtcgtagttgtcgatgtgcccagtagttagctgcttacacaccacgtactctttaaattaattttagattatcgcaagtattcaattttttttttttttttgcctttagccggacccctcttgcagccgcattacaccaggctggcaatttatgggggcacacaacagtgccttcagatgcctcgttggcgtctcttatggtccggccacagataattttaattaaattttttggagttataaccttagctcctcgcgaacgtcgtcgtcgccgccgcacgcacgcagaatacgtgtgtacacacacatatgcagtaggcggtggacgatgtaagcactcggctaggtgtagctcgcgccggcctcgcgccggtgtagctcgcgccggcctggcgctgctgtggggcggccgcacggcttctgcaccgccctggcagctagcggcggtcaaatgggagtcgccgtttactcttcgacatggacgctagtactgggctgttgacgattgctctcgtgaattgtcgttccttccggcacttgcttttgcgatgttttcgacggtcgcctgttgccatatcggcccgtaccaccgtgtgtcactcccacatgtggagcgcacacgctgcaagcatttaggcccttccactgcgggttttccttatcgcttctcggccttttggctaagatcaaagtgtagtatctgttcttatcagcttaatatctgatacgtcctgcatcgcaggaccagaatattaaactcatttttggctcatgacggagtgctaggggcttgctccacctctgtcgcgggttggcccggcattgcagtaccgccgggatcggcccacctaaaattaattaaaacacagcctgaaatgggttaatattctgcagtggtcagatattccgctgatagcaaaacttgtcgtagttgtcgatgtgcccagtagttagctgcttacacaccacgtactctttaaattaattttagattatcgcaagtattcaatttttttttttttttttttttgcctttagccggacccctcttgcagccgcattacaccaggctggcaatttatgggggcacacaacagtgccttcagatgcctcgttggcgtctcttatggtccggccacagataattttaattaaattttttggagttataaccttagctcctcgcgaacgtcgtcgtcgccgccgcacgcacgcagaatacgtgtgtacacacacatatgcagtaggcggtggacgatgtaagcactcggctaggtgtagctcgcgccggcctcgcgccggtgtagctcgcgccggcctggcgctgctgtggggcggccgcacggcttctgcaccgccctggcagctagcggcggtcaaatgggagtcgccgtttactcttcgacatggacgctagtactgggctgttgacgattgctctcgtgaattgtcgttccttccggcacttgcttttgcgatgttttcgacggtcgcctgttgccatatcggcccgtaccaccgtgtgtcactcccacatgtggagcgcacacgctgcaagcatttaggcccttccactgcgggttttccttatcgcttctcggccttttggctaagatcaaagtgtagtatctgttcttatcagcttaatacaaGCTAATATGGGCTGATTTCTGCACCGGGAAGCGGTCGCGCTTATTCTCTTGTTTCAGGTCCGCGACCTGAACAATGGAGCTTGTGGTGACGCTGCCGGCGGACGTCTTCCGCTGCCGGATCTGTTTCGTCACCAAGGCTGCTGGGAGACCAACTTTTGGCGAGTACAAGGACCACTCGGCCCTTCTTCGCCACTACAGGAGGCTGCACGACCCGGAAACGGTCCCCGTTTTCGAGTGCGCGTTTTGCGGCCGACGCGACCCGCAGCTGAAGAAGCTGCGGACGCATCAGCGGTCCTGCAATGCAGAGTCCGCCACCCCCGGCGCTGCCAGTCGGGGGAGTGTGAGTATGGGACACGATGCCGTGTCTGACTCTCTGGGGCACCCAGAGAGGTCGGCCGGCGGGAGGTCACAGGCAAGGGCCCCCGAAGCTAGTAGGACAGGCCCTTCGTCCTTAGTTAGTGCTGGGCGAAAGCCACAGGCGAAAGCGGCTCGGGAAGCTAGTACCATAGGCCGCCTAGCCTTAGATAATAGAGAGGGGCTATGGCCACAGCCCAGTCCGGTCCCCGAAGCTAGTAGGACAGACCGGCTGGACTTAGGTTTAACATACGCGGCGGTCCTGACCCGCAGCAGCGTGGTGGGTTCACAGGCTGCCTTGCCCTCACCCTGTGTGAGTGTGCAGGCGTCGGTGACACCCAGGACGGCGGTGGTTGCTACCCCCGCGTCGTGCGTACTGTGTGTGCGCACGCCGAGGTGGTCTGGCATCCCCCTGCTGATACGCTCCGCGACGTCAACCGCGTCGCCACGAGTGCCGAGCGCAAGTTCGGGAGGTGAAGGCAGCACGCTGCCGACGCCTGCCGCCGAACGCGTCGCTCCGGCCAGAGGCGCAGTGTCTGGCAAAGGCCGCGGCTCGCCGCTGCCCGCGCCGGCCATTGCACCCAGTGGCGTACGCTGGCCACGTCGTGCGGCTGCCGCAGGCGCCtcccgcccgccatctgtcgggagCGTGGGTACCGGCCTGGGACTGCCGCCCGCATTCGCTACGCCGCCAACAGGTGGCTCTGCGATGCGGGCGGACAGTGGCAGGCAGGCTGCCTCGCTTGCCGCGACCGGTGGTGTTACTCACGGCGCAGCCGCGCCGCTGGTTGACGCACCAAAGGCCGCGAGCCCGACGGATGTACCGGACGGTGTGGTGCTTGTGCGGTCGCAGACGTACACGCGCCGCGTTTCCTCTGCCCTGCCGGCGGCCACGTCGAGTGACGCCCGTCACTCCGTCTCCGTTCAGGCAGGGAGTGCTACTAAACAAACAGCCTCTGTTTCAGATAACGAGTGGCACATAGTCACCCCACGGAGGGACAGACGCCGTGCTGCAGGACGGAGAACACCGCCCCCGGACCGACGGCGCATTATACCGCCCAGTCCGCATAACAGCGGCCCGGCGCGAGCAAACGCGTCTGggcggccggcgcgagctacacctcgtgTATCTCGCGCCGGCGGCCGGGCGCGGGCGACCGCTGGGCCATCTGTTGGCGGCGCGGCGAACACCAGCTGCAGTGCGCCCGACCCGAGCGCCagaccggcgcgagctacacctggaGGCGCCCGGCCGGCGCAGGCTCCGCCAaccaccactgcgccatctggtagCGACCGTCGGGCACCTAGTCCGCGTAACAGCGGCCCGGGGCGAGCCGGCGTGCCAGgtcggccggcgcgagctacacctcgtgTTTCTTGCGCCGGCGGCGGGCCGCTGGCGACCGCCGGGCCATCTGTTGGCGGCGCGGCGAACACCAGCCGCAGTGCGCCCGACCCGAGCGCCagaccggcgcgagctacaccggccccTGCTGCTACCGCTGCGCCACCTGTCATCGGCGCGGCgaccgacagcagcgctgcgcggcCCACACCAGATGGCAGCACGGCACCACCACCGACGCAGACGACGGAGCGGCGCGACGTGAGCGGAGGGACTGCAGCTGCGTCTCCTACACATGGCAGCAAGAAGAGGAGACGCCGACGTCGTAACGACCGTCCCAGTCCCAACCTCCCGCCGCAAAACTCCCGTCCTCCACC
This Schistocerca nitens isolate TAMUIC-IGC-003100 chromosome 1, iqSchNite1.1, whole genome shotgun sequence DNA region includes the following protein-coding sequences:
- the LOC126206573 gene encoding uncharacterized protein LOC126206573, producing the protein MELVVTLPADVFRCRICFVTKAAGRPTFGEYKDHSALLRHYRRLHDPETVPVFECAFCGRRDPQLKKLRTHQRSCNAESATPGAASRGSVSMGHDAVSDSLGHPERSAGGRSQARAPEASRTGPSSLVSAGRKPQAKAAREASTIGRLALDNREGLWPQPSPVPEASRTDRLDLGLTYAAVLTRSSVVGSQAALPSPCVSVQASVTPRTAVVATPASCVLCVRTPRWSGIPLLIRSATSTASPRVPSASSGGEGSTLPTPAAERVAPARGAVSGKGRGSPLPAPAIAPSGVRWPRRAAAAGASRPPSVGSVGTGLGLPPAFATPPTGGSAMRADSGRQAASLAATGGVVTHGAAAPLVDAPKAASPTDVPDGVVLVRSQTYTRRVSSALPAATSSDARHSVSVQAGSATKQTASVSDNEWHIVTPRRDRRRAAGRRTPPPDRRRIIPPSPHNSGPARANASGRPARATPRVSRAGGRARATAGPSVGGAANTSCSAPDPSARPARATPGGARPAQAPPTTTAPSGSDRRAPSPRNSGPGRAGVPGRPARATPRVSCAGGGPLATAGPSVGGAANTSRSAPDPSARPARATPAPAATAAPPVIGAATDSSAARPTPDGSTAPPPTQTTERRDVSGGTAAASPTHGSKKRRRRRRNDRPSPNLPPQNSRPPPDLTDPPVPSEQGATQAAPPPPPPADARLTERQRRWLAALESVHNQPWDAFVAVVEDFISEIAETKPQRQAAGDRQDGPPAAAHRGQGRADAAANPPPPAPTRGRGGQRGRRGARRAAAAERRYDASAASEIQKLYRADRRKAMQRVLGETSPYCQIDGNVLTEHFKGVYSKSVFSVTDLPAAVPDFAATTPPDVSEEVLSLITSTEVQQRLQKASNTAPGADGVTYSDLRREDPGCHVLAKIFSRCWNERKTPVQWKVSTTVLIHKKGDVSDVTNWRPLALSSTISKLFAAIVADRTSLWAERLNLLSPEQKGFRTFEGCYEHNFIVQTAIDDARRRGGQACFAWLDLANAFGSVPHAHLLGVLSRMGLPEQLHQLIADMYDGCSTRVRTSDGLTEEIEILAGVKQGCPLSPIVFNLALEPVLRAATSLRNECGIPLCGVSVSALAYADDIVLLARDSEAMQTLLNVVGEAATWAGLTFKPSKCATLHIRRRQTLGSVFALQGGEPAVLGAGDAYLHLGVPTGYKVAQTPTDAIAAIRRDLQHLDASLLAPWQKIDAVRVFLLPRLDFVMRGGAVRKGPLSALDKAVKAAVKSWLFLPQRASTEQLYLALGEGGCGLTPLADAADISTIVHGFRMLHCDDTTVRDIAWATLSTAARRRLGREPSRPDLATYLSGSTEGDLARDGGDIQSLWTRVRNATRRLAPRGVTWRWSELLSELQVEVGGRPAIADDAEHGGIGGVTQPATERTALGTTRHLEDGGDGPQHDDDSVGRTVNTGVEHVRVGGGAKRLLSRTLRECLRQRLRHILLRKPDQGKVFECTRESTASNHFIAGGKYTRFADWRFIHRARLGVVPLNGCRRFDGRANNNKACRRCGHNNETLPHVINACMVHSAALQYRHNAVLNRLATAVAGRPRRGNTAVPDIRINQAVIGDSSGLRPDLVITDEAAKTVTIVDVTIPFENRRIALDNARQLKRIKYADVARGLAARGYSVTVDALVVGSLGAWDRQNDAVLRHLGIASRYCQLMRRLMVSDTIKWSRDIYVEHITGHRQYVST